One region of Oryza sativa Japonica Group chromosome 5, ASM3414082v1 genomic DNA includes:
- the LOC4337860 gene encoding dnaJ protein ERDJ3B precursor, protein MAAPRWIGPLLLLLLHFVAAVAGKSYYDVLQVPKGASEDQIKRSYRKLALKYHPDKNPNNEEANKRFAEINNAYEILTDQEKRKIYDRYGEEGLKQFQAQGGRGGGGGMNIQDIFSSFFGGGGGGMEEEEEQIIKGDDVIVELDASLEDLYMGGSLKVWREKNVIKPAPGKRRCNCRNEVYHRQIGPGMYQQMTEQVCDQCANVKYVREGDFLTVDIEKGMQDGQEVSFFEEGEPKIDGEPGDLKFRIRTAPHERFRREGNDLHTTVTISLLQALVGFEKTIKHLDNHMVEIGTKGITKPKEVRKFKGEGMPLYQSNKKGDLYVTFEVLFPKTLTDDQKSKLKSILT, encoded by the exons atggcggcgccgcggtGGATAGGGCCGCtgcttcttctgctgctgcacTTCGTGGCGGCCGTCGCGGG GAAGAGCTACTACGACGTGCTGCAAGTGCCCAAGGGCGCGTCCGAGGATCAGATCAAGCGTTCCTACCGCAAGCTCGCGCTCAAGTACCACCCCGACAAGAATCCCAACAACGAGGAGGCCAACAAGCGATTCGCCGAGATCAACAATG CTTATGAGATCTTGACGGATcaggagaagaggaagatctATGACCGGTATGGCGAGGAGGGGCTGAAGCAGTTCCAGGCCCAGGgtgggagaggtggcggcggcgggatgaacATTCAGGACATCTTTAGCAG CTTcttcggtggtggtggtggtgggatggaagaggaggaagagcagATTATAAAAGGTGATGATGTGATCGTTGAACTGGATGCTTCATTGGAGGACTTGTACATGGGCGGCTCACTAAAG GTTTGGCGGGAGAAAAACGTCATAAAGCCAGCACCAGGAAAGAGGCGATGCAATTGCAGAAACGAAGTTTACCATAGACAAATTGGTCCAGGAATGTATCAACAAATGACCGAGCAG GTCTGTGACCAGTGTGCAAATGTGAAGTATGTGCGAGAAGGTGATTTTTTGACTGTTGATATTGAGAAAGGAATGCAAGATGGGCAG GAAGTTTCATTCTTTGAGGAAGGAGAGCCTAAGATTGATGGTGAACCTGGAGATTTGAAG TTTAGGATCCGAACAGCACCACATGAGCGATTCAGAAGAGAAGGCAATGACCTGCACACAACTGTTACAATCTCCCTG CTCCAAGCTCTGGTCGGCTTCGAGAAGACCATTAAGCATCTGGACAATCATATGGTGGAAATTGGCACCAAG GGGATCACCAAACCCAAGGAGGTTAGGAAGTTCAAAGGGGAAGGAATGCCATTGTACCAGAGCAACAAGAAAGGCGACCTATATGTAACTTTCGAGGTTTTATTCCCGAAAACCCTAACCGACGACCAGAAGTCCAAGCTGAAGAGCATTCTCACATAA
- the LOC4337861 gene encoding tubulin gamma-2 chain (The RefSeq protein has 1 substitution compared to this genomic sequence) yields the protein MPREIITIQVGQCGNQIGMEFWKQLCLEHGIGKDGLLEDFATQGGDRKDVFFYQADDQHYIPRALLVDLEPRVINGIQNSEYRNLYNHENIFVAEHGGGAGNNWASGYHQGEQVVDDIMDMIDREADGSDSLEGFVLCHSIAGGTGSGMGSYLLETLNDRYSKKLVQTYSVFPNQMETSDVVVQPYNSLLTLKRLTLNADCVVVLDNTALNRIAVERLHLANPTFAQTNSLVSTVMSASTTTLRYPGYMNNDLVGLLASLIPTPRCHFLMTGYTPLTVERQVNMIRKTTVLDVMRRLLQTKNIMVSSYARNKEASQAKYISILNIIQGEVDPTQVHESLQRIRERKLVNFIEWGPASIQVALSRKSPYVQTTHRVSGLMLANHTSIRHLFSKCLGQYEKLRKKQAFLDNYRKFPMFEDNDLSEFDESREIIESLVDEYKACESPDYIKWGMEDAGEANVAAALDSKLVV from the exons ATGCCGCGGGAGATCATCACGATACAGGTGGGGCAATGCGGGAACCAGATCGGGATGGAGTTCTGGAAGCAGCTCTGCCTCGAGCACGGCATCGGCAAGGACGGCCTCCTCGAGGACTTCGCCCCCCAg GGAGGAGATAGGAAGGATGTTTTCTTCTACCAGGCTGATGACCAGCATTACATACCGAGGGCTCTTCTTGTGGATCTAGAGCCGAGAGTGATCAACGGAATACAGAACAGTGAGTACAGGAATCTATACAATCATGAGAATATATTTGTGGCTGAGCATGGAGGTGGTGCTGGGAACAACTGGGCTAGTGGATATCACCAG GGTGAGCAAGTTGTTGATGATATCATGGATATGATAGACAGAGAAGCAGATGGAAGTGATAGCCTTGAGGGTTTTGTGTTATGCCACTCAATTGCTGGTGGAACTGGTTCAG GTATGGGTTCTTACCTGTTGGAGACTCTGAATGACCGATACAGCAAAAAGCTTGTCCAGACATACAGTGTTTTCCCAAATCAGATGGAAACAAGTGATGTTGTTGTCCAGCCATATAATTCGCTTTTAACTCTGAAGCGGCTGACACTGAATGCTGACTGTGTGGTTGTTCTTGACAATACGGCCCTTAATAGGATTGCTGTGGAACGTCTTCATTTAGCAAATCCTACTTTTGCACAAACAAACTCTTTGGTCTCAACAGTTATGTCTGCAAGCACAACTACTCTGAGGTATCCTGGATATATGAACAATGACCTGGTTGGCCTTCTTGCCTCTTTGATCCCTACTCCAAGGTGTCATTTTCTGATGACAGGTTACACTCCATTGACTGTTGAACGACAG GTTAACATGATACGCAAGACAACAGTATTAGATGTTATGAGGCGACTTCTGCAG ACCAAAAATATAATGGTGTCATCATATGCTCGAAATAAGGAAGCTAGTCAGGCTAAATACATCTCCATACTTAACATCATTCAGGGAGAGGTGGATCCTACACAG GTCCATGAGAGCCTACAAAGGATACGTGAAAGGAAGCTTGTTAACTTCATTGAGTGGGGACCTGCAAGCATTCAG GTTGCCTTATCAAGAAAATCTCCATATGTACAAACCACGCATAGG GTTAGTGGATTGATGCTGGCGAATCATACTAGTATCCGTCACTTATTCAGCAAATGCCTGGGACAGTATGAAAAGCTAAGGAAAAAGCAAGCTTTTCTTGACAACTACAGAAAGTTCCCAATGTTTGAG GACAATGATCTCTCTGAATTTGATGAATCTCGAGAAATAATAGAGAGCTTAGTTGATGAGTACAAGGCTTGCGAATCACCAGACTACATCAAATGGGGGATGGAG GATGCTGGAGAGGCAAACGTTGCGGCCGCACTTGATTCGAAGTTAGTGGTGTAA